The sequence TGGATTGATACTTTGAAAGAAGTGGTTGCAAGAGAAGTTTCGGACGAGCAATTGGCAAACGCTAGATTCAAATTCCCATTGCAGACGCCAACTTCAAAAGAAGAGTATTACTATCGTTCAATCTTTACAGAACATTTCCCAAGCGATGCAGCGGCGTTATGCGTTCCTCAAGAGGCAAGTGTGGCTTGTAGTACTAAAATCGCTTTGGAGTGGGATGAAGCTTTCAAAAACTTAAATGATCCATCAGGAAGAGCGGTTGCAAATGTTCATGATGACGCTTACGTGAAAGCATAAACAAGTTAATTTATTAGATTTAGTATATATTTTTTCGAAAAACGTTCTCAATTCAGAGGACGTTTTTCTTGTCTTAAATTTAAGTTGTAACATTTCAGATAGTTACGAATTGTTTTTGGCAATTTTTAGGCTTTCTTTTTTATATTTGGCATTCGCCGAAATAAAGTTAAATGCCTGATATTATAATAAAATTGTAAAGAAAAAACAGAAAATAATATTTAGTTTTGCGACAGATTATAAAGTATAATCGTTTTTGCAGCTAATTGGCTTCATATAGTGAGTTTGAAGAAAATATTAAGTAAAAAAAATTAGAATATGTCTGGATTATTGGCCGTTATAGGCAAAGGAAAAGATCCTAAACTCGTAAAAGAGCTTTCAGCGAGAATGTCACATCGAGGCCCCGATGAGAGTGATGTTCATATTATGGACAACGGAAGCGTGCTTTGCCACGAGAGTTTATCAATTGTTGATTTACAAACAGGCAAACAGCCTATTCAGGGAACAAATCGTGCATGGGTGATTCATGATGGTGAGATTTATAATTATGAGGAATTAAAAAACACCGTTTTAAAAGAGCACACATTCAGAACCAATTCAGATTCAGAGGTGATTGTGCATTTGTATGAAGAATTTGGCTATAACTTTTGCAACAAACTTGATGGAGATTTTGCTTTTGTAGTAATCGACGGAGACGATTATATCGCAGGAAGAGATCCTATCGGGGTGAAACCATTATATTATGGATTGGATGAAAGAGGAAGGATTTATTTTTCTTCTGAAATGAGATCAATTGCAGATCAGTGCAAATCATTTTCGACCTTTCCTCCAGGACATTATTATACCGCAAAAACTGGTTTTGTAAAATATTACCAGCCAGAATGTGAAGATCATAAAAAAGCTGTTGAGAGTCTAGACTTAGGCTTAATTCGTGAGAGTTTGATTGAATCTGTTCGCAAGCGTCTGCTTAGCAATGTTCCGTTGGGAGCTATCTTATCTGGCGGTTTGGATACTTCTTTGATTTCTTCAATTGCTTCAAAACTTTTGAAAGAAAAAGGAGAAAAATTACATACATTTTCGATTGGTCTAAATGCTGATGCACCAGATAATATTGCAGCAAGAAAAGCGGCCGCATTTTTAGGAACTGATCATCATGAAATTCATTTTTCTTTAGAAGAAGGAGTTCAGGTTCTAGAAAAGGTGATTTATTATATAGAAACGTACGATATTATTTCTGTTCGTTCTAGTGTTCCAATGTATTTGTTGTCAAAAGCAATTGCAGATCAGGGAATAAAAGTGTTGCTTTCAGGTGAAGGCGCCGATGAGATTTTTGGTGGACATTTATATTTTAGAAATGCTCCATCTACAGAAGCATTTCAGGATGAGACTATAGAAAGAGTACAAAAGCTTTTTACTGCCGATTTATTGCGTGTAGACAAAACGACAATGGCGCATGGTTTAGAAGCTAGAGTTCCGTTTTTAGATACATCATTTTTAGATGTTGCCATCCGAATCAAACCGGAAGAAAAACAGCCAAAAACATATGACGGCATCGAAAAATATATTTTAAGAAAAGCATTTGATACGACCGAAGATCCGTATTTGCCAGCCGAAGTTTTATGGCGTCAAAAAGAGCAGTTTTCAGATGGAGTGGGCTACAAATGGGTTGACCAATTGATTGAATACTGTGCAACACAAGTGACAGACGAGCAATTGGCTGGTGCGAGTACTGAGTTTCCGTACAATTCACCAACAACAAAAGAAGCGTATTTGTACAGGTCGATTTTTCATAAATTCTACCCACAGGTAAGCGCCGCACAAACAGTGAGAAAATGGATTCCGAAATGGCAAGATAATCTTGATCCAAGTGGAAGAGCAAATGCTGCACACGTAAAAGTGCCTGGAGTTGAACTTTTGAAATCTTAAATTTCAATTTAAAAGAAATTCTAAAAACGATAAAATCTTAAAAACGAGACAACTTAGTAATTGTCTCGTTTTTTTGTTTTAATTCTTTAATATTTATAATAGGAGTTTTACGGGATTCCGTAAAATATTAAAAGTAAGTTAATAAGGGATTTCTGTTTAGGAAAAATATTATATTTGATTATACCAAGAATAATATAAATTCAAACCATTTATCAATCTATGAAAAACCTATTACTAAGCGGAATTTTATGCTGCTCATTAATTTCGATGAGCTCGGTTTATGCACAAAAATCAGTGGCGCCTAAAGACACACCTAAATTTATTACCAATGTCGAAGGTGTCAAAGAATATTCTTTAAAAAATGGATTAAAAGTTTTGTTGATTCCTGATGCTTCACAAAGTAACATGGTGGTCAATATTGTTTATAATGTAGGTTCTAGAAATGAGGGTTATGGTGAGAAAGGAATGGCGCATTTGTTGGAGCACATGCTTTTTAAAAGCACCAAAAATCTGGGAGATATCAAAAAAATGCTTTCAGATAAAGGAGGAAATGCCAACGGAACGACTTGGATGGATAGAACAAACTACTATGAAATTTTCCCTTCAAACGATGAAAATTTAAAATGGAGTCTTGAAATGGAAGCAGACAGGATGATAAATGCTACTATTTTGCAGACTGATCTTGATAAAGAATTTTCTGTAGTACGAAATGAGTTTGAAATTGGAGAGAATAATCCAGACGGAGTTTTGCAGGAACGCATTCTTTCAACTGCCTATCTGTGGCATAATTACGGGAACAGTACAATTGGAAGCAAGGAAGATATTGAAAGAGTAAAAGCAAATACGCTACGTGTTTTTTATGAAAAATATTATCAGCCAGACAACGCGACGGTAATTGTTGCTGGTAAATTTGATGAGCAAAAAGCGCTGCAATATGTTGGTCAGTATTTTGGTGCAATTCCAAAACCAAAAAGAGTTTTGGATAAAACCTATACCATTGAACCAGCTCAAGATGGCGAGAAATACGTAGAGCTAAAAAGAGCTGGAGACAGCAAAAATGTAGGTGCTTTATACCATACTGCATCTTACGCAGATAAAGATTATGCTGCGATTGATGCTTTAGGCGAAATCTTGACTGCTGATCCATCAGGTTACTTATATAAAAGCTTAATTGAAACGCAAAAAGCATCTAATGTTTACTTTTGGCAACCTACAGTCAGAGATGCGGGTTATATTTATTTTGGAGTTTCGGTTCCTAACGACAAAGATGTAAAGGAAACCAAAGAAATTGTTAGAACTGAACTTGATAAAATTGCAACAACAAAATATACAGATCAGGATGTAAGCAGGGCTCAGGCAAAAATTATGAAGCAACTTGATGCTGTAAAAAATAATACAATTTCGTATGCTATAAACATGACCGAAATTATTGGAGCGGGCGATTATAGACTTGGATTTTTGTATAGAGATGCAATTGAAAAATTAACAAAAGAAGATATTCAGAGAGTTGCTGAGAAATATTTTAGAGCAAATAATAGAACCGTTGGTGTGTTTATTCCTTCTAAAGATGAAGTGCGTGTAAAAACAAATGAATATACAGATGAGCAGTTAGTTGCTTTTACTAAAGATTACAAAGGAAAAGCTTTAGAAAAAGAAGCGGCACCTTTTGAAGCTTCTATTAAAAATCTAAAGCAAAATTTGGTTGAAGGAAAATTATCAAACGGAATAAAATACGGATTAATTAAAAAGGAAATCAAAGGTGGAAAAGTTAATGCTAGTTTTAAATTTCCAGTTAGCAATGAAAAAGATTTAGAGGGCAAAACTGATGTAGCTGGAATTCTTGCTCAATTGCTAAAAACAGGGACAAAAACGCAAACTAAAGAGCAAATTCAGGATCGCTTAGATAAGCTGAAATCATCTGTTAATTTTAATTTTTCAAGACAAACTTTATCTTTAACTATCAGTACTTACAAAGAAAGCTTTAAAGAAGTAATGGGAATCGTAGCTGATTTATTAGCTAATTCAACTTTTCCAGAAAATGAATTGACTAAAACGATAGCTGAATATAATACATATTTAGAGGCTAATTTGAATGATCCACAGTCGGTTGCATTTACTGAAGTTAATAGACAGACTACAAAATATCCAAAAGAAAGTATTTTCTATACACCGACTATTCAGGAACAAATGGATGCTTTTAAGAAGATCAAGCAATCAGAAATTGTTGATTTTTATACGAATATTTTAGGTGGAAACAATGGTATTGGAAGTGTGGTTGGTGACCTAGATCCAAAAACTACAGGAGAAATTCTTGAAAGTACTTTTGGGAAATGGAATTCTAAATCGAAATATGAACTTGCATTGCCAACTTATTTTGAAACAACCAAAGAGGATAAAGATATCATAACGCCAGATA comes from Flavobacterium sp. KACC 22761 and encodes:
- the asnB gene encoding asparagine synthase B; this translates as MSGLLAVIGKGKDPKLVKELSARMSHRGPDESDVHIMDNGSVLCHESLSIVDLQTGKQPIQGTNRAWVIHDGEIYNYEELKNTVLKEHTFRTNSDSEVIVHLYEEFGYNFCNKLDGDFAFVVIDGDDYIAGRDPIGVKPLYYGLDERGRIYFSSEMRSIADQCKSFSTFPPGHYYTAKTGFVKYYQPECEDHKKAVESLDLGLIRESLIESVRKRLLSNVPLGAILSGGLDTSLISSIASKLLKEKGEKLHTFSIGLNADAPDNIAARKAAAFLGTDHHEIHFSLEEGVQVLEKVIYYIETYDIISVRSSVPMYLLSKAIADQGIKVLLSGEGADEIFGGHLYFRNAPSTEAFQDETIERVQKLFTADLLRVDKTTMAHGLEARVPFLDTSFLDVAIRIKPEEKQPKTYDGIEKYILRKAFDTTEDPYLPAEVLWRQKEQFSDGVGYKWVDQLIEYCATQVTDEQLAGASTEFPYNSPTTKEAYLYRSIFHKFYPQVSAAQTVRKWIPKWQDNLDPSGRANAAHVKVPGVELLKS
- a CDS encoding pitrilysin family protein; amino-acid sequence: MKNLLLSGILCCSLISMSSVYAQKSVAPKDTPKFITNVEGVKEYSLKNGLKVLLIPDASQSNMVVNIVYNVGSRNEGYGEKGMAHLLEHMLFKSTKNLGDIKKMLSDKGGNANGTTWMDRTNYYEIFPSNDENLKWSLEMEADRMINATILQTDLDKEFSVVRNEFEIGENNPDGVLQERILSTAYLWHNYGNSTIGSKEDIERVKANTLRVFYEKYYQPDNATVIVAGKFDEQKALQYVGQYFGAIPKPKRVLDKTYTIEPAQDGEKYVELKRAGDSKNVGALYHTASYADKDYAAIDALGEILTADPSGYLYKSLIETQKASNVYFWQPTVRDAGYIYFGVSVPNDKDVKETKEIVRTELDKIATTKYTDQDVSRAQAKIMKQLDAVKNNTISYAINMTEIIGAGDYRLGFLYRDAIEKLTKEDIQRVAEKYFRANNRTVGVFIPSKDEVRVKTNEYTDEQLVAFTKDYKGKALEKEAAPFEASIKNLKQNLVEGKLSNGIKYGLIKKEIKGGKVNASFKFPVSNEKDLEGKTDVAGILAQLLKTGTKTQTKEQIQDRLDKLKSSVNFNFSRQTLSLTISTYKESFKEVMGIVADLLANSTFPENELTKTIAEYNTYLEANLNDPQSVAFTEVNRQTTKYPKESIFYTPTIQEQMDAFKKIKQSEIVDFYTNILGGNNGIGSVVGDLDPKTTGEILESTFGKWNSKSKYELALPTYFETTKEDKDIITPDKENAVALGRISFKMKRNSADYPAFVMANEILGSGGFLSARIPMRLREKEGISYGAGSFIDVPITNDVAAWSYYAFLNPTKKNAVETAAKEEIAKALKDGFTAEELKSNLVSWQNERKTRLGTDYTLMELTNTYLQYGIPLEDYDQLEAKVKALKVEEVNSVLKKYLSLDKMSSVYAGDFNKK